In Piliocolobus tephrosceles isolate RC106 chromosome 10, ASM277652v3, whole genome shotgun sequence, a single window of DNA contains:
- the LOC111551245 gene encoding uncharacterized protein C4orf3 homolog has protein sequence MEVDAPVVDGRDGLRERQGLSEGGGQNLDVRPRSGANGLPKHSYWLDLWLFILFDVVVFLFVYFLP, from the coding sequence ATGGAGGTGGACGCACCGGTTGTTGATGGTCGAGATGGTCTCCGGGAGCGGCAAGGCTTGAGCGAGGGAGGGGGGCAGAACCTCGATGTGCGGCCTCGGTCTGGGGCAAACGGGCTTCCCAAACACTCTTACTGGTTGGACCTCTGGCTCTTCATCCTTTTCGATGTGGTGGTGTttctctttgtgtattttttgccATGA